The Polyangiaceae bacterium genome includes a region encoding these proteins:
- a CDS encoding sel1 repeat family protein: MKPAALALVLAAGCTSPAPPAAQPEPSPPATATVSTPLPPPTTASASASPPVSSVPRIDIDFSRWGKPDTFCHPAETWTDEKGCVSQSKIPAGRCGNAGSKQDLRPICGCSPRDLMCQMHCGKPGKVRRVPRWDTPAPPNEFADCQKQCDADYAPGCLRLGLTFVRGTPKQRGMDLLERSCRLGYGAACYELFHLYRWLPESRKRPFAAQLEESLCNHTEDDSPCIQTAEAYRNGWGVKQDTEKAADYRELACERVKRRCKGKQSCIDDARVCL; encoded by the coding sequence ATGAAGCCCGCCGCGCTCGCTCTCGTCCTCGCGGCGGGCTGCACGTCGCCAGCGCCCCCGGCGGCGCAGCCCGAGCCTTCTCCGCCCGCCACCGCTACCGTCAGCACGCCGCTTCCGCCGCCCACCACGGCGAGCGCCAGCGCTTCGCCCCCGGTGAGCAGCGTGCCCCGCATCGACATCGATTTCTCCCGCTGGGGCAAGCCCGACACGTTCTGTCATCCAGCGGAAACCTGGACCGACGAAAAGGGCTGCGTCTCGCAGAGCAAGATCCCCGCCGGCCGCTGTGGCAACGCGGGCAGCAAACAAGACCTCCGTCCCATCTGCGGCTGCAGCCCGCGCGACCTCATGTGCCAAATGCATTGCGGCAAGCCCGGCAAGGTCCGACGCGTCCCCCGTTGGGACACCCCCGCGCCGCCGAACGAGTTTGCCGACTGCCAAAAACAGTGCGACGCGGACTATGCGCCGGGCTGCCTACGCCTCGGCCTCACTTTCGTGCGTGGCACGCCCAAGCAGCGCGGTATGGACCTGCTCGAGCGGAGCTGTCGCCTGGGCTACGGCGCCGCCTGCTACGAGCTCTTCCACCTGTATCGCTGGCTGCCCGAGTCCCGCAAGCGCCCCTTCGCCGCACAGCTCGAGGAGTCCCTGTGCAATCACACGGAGGACGACAGCCCTTGCATCCAGACGGCGGAGGCCTATCGCAATGGCTGGGGCGTGAAGCAGGACACGGAGAAGGCCGCGGACTACCGCGAGCTCGCCTGCGAGAGGGTCAAACGGCGTTGCAAGGGCAAGCAGTCTTGCATTGATGACGCCCGTGTCTGCCTTTGA
- the lspA gene encoding signal peptidase II, with amino-acid sequence MRGRIFAVIAAVSLLVGCDHTTKHLAETSLRYSGPKVLVPGVLDLSYVQNHDVAFNLLSWMPTTWRAPLLLAIGVLAVVGLVVWLAKRRSAPPLQAVAVALILAGALGNTADRLLRGYVVDFIHVHRWPVFNVADIAVVVGVILLLIGPKITEWRSRAAPTPS; translated from the coding sequence ATGCGCGGGCGAATATTTGCGGTGATCGCGGCGGTCTCGCTGCTGGTTGGCTGTGACCACACCACCAAGCACCTGGCGGAGACGTCCCTGCGCTACAGCGGTCCCAAGGTGCTCGTTCCTGGCGTGCTCGACTTGAGCTACGTGCAGAATCACGACGTCGCCTTCAATTTGCTCAGCTGGATGCCGACCACCTGGCGCGCACCGCTGTTGCTGGCCATCGGCGTGCTGGCCGTGGTGGGCCTCGTGGTCTGGCTCGCCAAACGGCGCAGCGCGCCGCCGCTACAGGCCGTCGCCGTAGCGCTGATCTTGGCCGGCGCTCTCGGCAACACGGCGGACCGCTTGCTGCGCGGCTACGTGGTGGACTTCATCCACGTGCACCGCTGGCCGGTGTTCAACGTGGCGGACATCGCGGTCGTGGTTGGAGTGATCTTGCTGCTCATCGGGCCCAAGATCACGGAGTGGCGTTCCCGCGCCGCACCAACACCCTCATGA
- a CDS encoding WD40 repeat domain-containing protein, with amino-acid sequence MLNRFELTGALTLLVGALLACGGGGANENQHGVGDEPGGVALGFGDIAVAPVGNYVLFRRGDGLAVGDVDSGKVSGLPVSSPERLAFSKQRPVVYVGSSASDEILAVDVNDRRVLWHTAVSDTDSAKTRLMSSKDDRFVVAAQLQDVEILDAQTGKELGSFDFPQALVDVQILPDDQRAIVVELNEWDGDAPSTRVTILNLETQAKTTITVPNCADRLAVSGDATRALLAPTTCQKDPISVIDLSPGKEGFDHNLPGFGPVALSPDGTTAVAFLDRDAVDLSLFDDPSQAPTSSAERYHLMLIDTATLKYEFAEAGSKLPRFAITPNGNVLLVDSAYVESEGARLFDVTSRTFHHIQGPQITLDNFVISSDSKHAYVLQSLLYDLNVDDAQTSEIETGFEAKNINIAADDSALFLRKSDHEICIFDLATRSCGRSFVVTQAP; translated from the coding sequence ATGCTTAATCGTTTCGAGCTTACGGGGGCCCTCACCCTGCTGGTCGGCGCGCTGCTCGCGTGCGGAGGCGGCGGCGCCAACGAGAATCAGCACGGCGTCGGGGACGAACCCGGGGGTGTGGCGCTGGGGTTTGGGGACATCGCGGTTGCCCCGGTGGGGAACTATGTCCTGTTTCGCCGGGGAGACGGCCTCGCCGTGGGCGACGTCGACAGCGGCAAGGTGAGCGGCTTGCCGGTGAGCTCGCCGGAGCGCCTCGCGTTCTCCAAACAGCGACCCGTGGTGTACGTGGGCTCCAGTGCGAGCGACGAGATCCTCGCGGTAGACGTGAACGATCGCCGAGTGTTGTGGCACACCGCGGTGTCCGACACGGACAGCGCGAAGACGCGCCTGATGTCCTCCAAGGACGACCGCTTCGTGGTGGCGGCGCAGCTGCAGGACGTGGAGATCCTCGACGCCCAGACGGGCAAGGAGCTCGGTAGCTTCGATTTCCCGCAAGCCCTGGTGGACGTGCAGATCCTTCCGGACGACCAGCGCGCCATCGTCGTGGAGCTCAACGAGTGGGACGGCGATGCGCCCTCCACGCGCGTGACCATCTTGAACCTGGAGACGCAGGCCAAGACCACGATCACGGTACCCAACTGCGCGGATCGCCTGGCGGTGAGCGGCGACGCGACGCGGGCACTCTTGGCGCCGACCACCTGCCAGAAGGATCCCATCAGTGTGATCGATCTGAGCCCCGGCAAGGAGGGCTTCGATCACAACCTACCCGGCTTCGGCCCCGTAGCCCTGTCGCCGGACGGCACCACCGCGGTCGCGTTCCTGGATCGCGACGCCGTCGATCTCTCGCTGTTCGACGACCCGAGCCAGGCGCCCACGAGCTCGGCCGAGCGCTATCACCTGATGCTGATCGACACCGCCACGCTGAAGTACGAGTTCGCGGAAGCGGGGTCCAAGCTCCCGCGCTTCGCCATCACCCCCAACGGCAACGTGCTCTTGGTCGACTCCGCCTACGTGGAGAGCGAGGGCGCGCGCCTGTTCGACGTCACCAGCCGCACGTTCCACCACATCCAAGGTCCGCAGATCACCCTCGACAATTTCGTCATCAGCAGCGACTCGAAGCACGCCTACGTGCTCCAGAGCCTGCTCTACGACCTGAACGTGGATGACGCGCAAACCAGCGAAATCGAGACCGGCTTCGAGGCCAAGAACATCAACATTGCCGCGGACGACAGCGCGCTGTTCCTTCGCAAGAGTGACCACGAAATCTGCATCTTCGACCTGGCCACCCGCTCCTGCGGTCGGAGCTTCGTGGTGACGCAAGCGCCGTAG
- a CDS encoding TetR family transcriptional regulator, which translates to MPRPSNTEARRAQIADALIGVMAERGYDGASIADIAKRAGLTPGLVHYHFQSKLDILLVALARVVQRHRERLLEHLAALDGSAAHQVSAFVDFHLGLGKSADPEALACWILLSGEALRQPKVQLEYERAVCDLVELVSTILRAGIAAGELHAEDPVAAAAAIVASIQGYFVLAATARSCIPRGSAARSTLRMAEGLLGASLPELAS; encoded by the coding sequence GTGCCGCGCCCCTCCAACACCGAAGCCCGCCGGGCCCAGATCGCAGACGCCCTGATCGGAGTAATGGCGGAGCGCGGGTACGACGGCGCCTCCATCGCGGACATCGCGAAGCGCGCGGGGCTCACGCCGGGTCTCGTGCACTACCACTTCCAGAGCAAGCTCGACATCTTGCTGGTCGCTCTCGCGCGGGTCGTCCAGCGCCATCGCGAGCGCTTGCTCGAGCATCTCGCAGCGCTCGACGGCTCCGCCGCCCACCAGGTGTCGGCCTTCGTCGACTTCCACTTGGGTCTCGGCAAGTCCGCGGATCCCGAGGCCCTCGCGTGTTGGATCTTGCTCAGTGGGGAGGCGCTGCGGCAGCCGAAGGTGCAGCTCGAGTACGAGCGCGCCGTGTGCGATCTGGTGGAGCTCGTGAGCACCATCCTCCGCGCCGGCATCGCCGCGGGAGAGCTTCACGCGGAGGATCCCGTCGCGGCCGCCGCCGCCATCGTCGCCAGCATACAGGGCTACTTCGTGCTCGCTGCCACCGCGCGGAGCTGCATCCCCCGTGGCAGCGCCGCGCGGTCCACCCTGCGCATGGCGGAAGGCTTGCTGGGGGCATCGCTCCCGGAGCTCGCGTCATGA